One genomic window of Diospyros lotus cultivar Yz01 chromosome 8, ASM1463336v1, whole genome shotgun sequence includes the following:
- the LOC127807621 gene encoding B-box zinc finger protein 21 gives MREKEREREREIDRSLSLIPSFNAFPNSLSLSLSLRPYNLCFFAFHSFLSLSFRHFHRIRRSLINQMKIQCDVCNRDEASVFCAPDEAVLCSACDHRVHHANKLAVKHQRFSLLHPSPKSFPLCDICQEKRAFLFCQQDRAILCRDCDVPIHQANEHTQKHNRFLLTGVKLSATSDLYSPPSPAAGVGNGVPNLDPQSTTTAKKSISVQPTIPSPPAAAGAKASAASTAAAASLGDNQLTSSISEYLIEMLPGWRVEDILDSSPASFGFCKTVDEVSPILDGDLESQMGSFSYQENTAIWVPQAPPPSQYPSSNLAFGAQISFKEGSMEAANKKKSTRKWRDDGCFTVPQISPPPAASKRSRTFW, from the exons atgagagagaaagagagagagagagagagagagatagatagatCTCTCTCCCTGATTCCCAGTTTCAACGCCTttcccaactctctctctctctctctctctcttcgccCTTATAACCTCTGTTTCTTTGCATTccattcctttctctctctctctttccgcCATTTTCATAGGATCCGTCGCTCCTTGATCAACCAGATGAAGATCCAGTGCGATGTCTGCAACAGGGACGAAGCTTCTGTCTTCTGCGCCCCCGACGAGGCCGTCCTCTGCTCCGCCTGCGACCACCGCGTCCACCACGCCAACAAGCTCGCCGTAAAACACCAGCGCTTCTCTCTCCTCCACCCTTCCCCTAAAAGCTTCCCTCTCTGTGACATCTGTCag gaGAAGAGGGCTTTCCTGTTCTGCCAACAGGACAGAGCTATTCTCTGCAGAGACTGCGATGTTCCAATCCACCAAGCCAACGAGCATACCCAGAAGCACAACCGCTTTCTCCTCACCGGAGTCAAGCTCTCCGCCACCTCCGACCTCTACTCGCCGCCGTCTCCCGCTGCTGGTGTCGGCAACGGGGTTCCGAATCTCGACCCTCAAAGCACCACCACAGCCAAGAAGTCCATTTCTGTTCAACCCACAATTCCCAGCCCACCCGCTGCCGCCGGAGCCAAAGCCTCCGCCGCATCAACGGCAGCAGCCGCCAGTTTGGGGGATAATCAGCTGACCAGTAGCATATCGGAGTACCTGATCGAGATGCTTCCCGGGTGGCGCGTGGAAGACATTCTTGATTCCTCTCCGGCCTCCTTTGGCTTCTGCAAG ACAGTTGATGAAGTTTCGCCGATTCTGGATGGCGATCTGGAGAGTCAAATGGGATCATTTTCTTACCAAGAAAACACTGCGATTTGGGTGCCTCAAGCACCACCTCCATCCCAGTACCCATCTTCAAACTTGGCCTTTGGAGCACAAATTAGCTTCAAGGAAGGATCAATGGAGGCTGCCAACAAGAAGAAATCCACCAGAAAATGGAGAGATGATGGCTGCTTCACTGTTCCACAGATTAGCCCACCCCCAGCTGCCTCCAAGAGATCTAGAACTTTCTGGTAG
- the LOC127807622 gene encoding SH3 domain-containing protein 2-like isoform X1, protein MEAIRKQATKLREQVAKQQQAVLKQFAGGLGGSDNIISDEVEFNQHQKLEKLYMSTRAGKHFQRDIVRGVEGYIVTGSKQVEIGTKLSEDSRKYGAENTCTTGSVLSKIALNFSRSRGKMEKEHGDLLKALGTQVAEPLRAMVMGAPLEDARHLAQRYDRVRQEAEAQVIEVSRRQAKVREYNGNSDNVLKMEAAEAKLHELKSNMVTLGKEAAAAMAAVEAQQQRLTLQRLIAMVEAERNYHQRVLHILDQLEGEQQMLSERQRIEASSTPAATARMPPPSYDEVNGVFASQTYDGSTDGMGYFLGEVIHSYKAESDVELTLTVGDYIVVRKVMNNGWAEGECKGKAGWFPFGYVERRDRVLASKVAEVF, encoded by the exons ATGGAAGCGATTAGAAAGCAAGCCACCAAGCTCAGAGAGCAAGTCGCTAAGCAGCAGCAG GCTGTTCTCAAGCAGTTTGCTGGTGGACTTGGAGGTTCAGATAATATCATATCTGATGAAGTTGAATTTAATCAGCATCAAAAACTTGAGAAACTGTATATGTCAACCCGTGCTGGAAAG CACTTCCAAAGGGATATTGTGCGTGGTGTGGAAGGTTATATTGTTACTGGATCCAAGCAAGTTGAAATAG GTACTAAGTTGTCTGAGGACAGCAGAAAATATGGTGCTGAAAACACTTGCACCACTGGTAGTGTGCTATCCAAAATTGCGTTGAATTTTAGCAGATCTCGTGgtaaaatggaaaaagaacatGGAGATCTACTGAAAGCCCTTGGCACGCAG GTTGCTGAGCCTTTAAGGGCAATGGTAATGGGAGCTCCATTGGAGGATGCTCGACATCTTGCTCAACGATATGATAGAGTAAGACAGGAAGCTGAAGCTCAG GTTATTGAAGTTTCAAGGCGCCAAGCTAAAGTGAGGGAGTACAATGGCAATTCTGATAATGTTTTGAAGATGGAAGCTGCTGAAGCAAAGCTTCATGAACTGAAGTCAAACATGGTCACACTTGGTAAAGAAGCTGCTGCGGCAATGGCTGCTGTGGAGGCTCAGCAACAGAGATTGACACTCCAGCGACTTATAGCCATG GTTGAGGCAGAGCGCAATTATCATCAGAGAGTTCTACATATACTCGATCAGCTTGAGGGTGAG CAACAGATGTTGTCAGAGCGTCAAAGAATTGAAGCTTCTTCTACTCCAGCCGCCACAGCGAGAATGCCTCCTCCATCCTATGACGAAGTCAATGGCGTATTTGCTTCACAGACATATGATGGTTCAACCGATGGGATGGGTTATTTCTTAGGAGAG GTCATTCATTCATATAAAGCCGAGTCCGATGTGGAGTTGACTTTGACAGTTGGTGACTATATTGTTGTCCGGAAG GTGATGAACAATGGCTGGGCTGAAGGCGAATGCAAGGGGAAAGCAGGCTGGTTCCCCTTCGGATACGTAGAAAGACGAGACCGAGTTCTAGCCAGCAAGGTTGCCGAAGTGTTTTAA
- the LOC127807622 gene encoding SH3 domain-containing protein 2-like isoform X2 — protein MEAIRKQATKLREQVAKQQQAVLKQFAGGLGGSDNIISDEVEFNQHQKLEKLYMSTRAGKHFQRDIVRGVEGYIVTGSKQVEIGTKLSEDSRKYGAENTCTTGSVLSKIALNFSRSRGKMEKEHGDLLKALGTQVAEPLRAMVMGAPLEDARHLAQRYDRVRQEAEAQVIEVSRRQAKVREYNGNSDNVLKMEAAEAKLHELKSNMVTLGKEAAAAMAAVEAQQQRLTLQRLIAMVEAERNYHQRVLHILDQLEGEMLSERQRIEASSTPAATARMPPPSYDEVNGVFASQTYDGSTDGMGYFLGEVIHSYKAESDVELTLTVGDYIVVRKVMNNGWAEGECKGKAGWFPFGYVERRDRVLASKVAEVF, from the exons ATGGAAGCGATTAGAAAGCAAGCCACCAAGCTCAGAGAGCAAGTCGCTAAGCAGCAGCAG GCTGTTCTCAAGCAGTTTGCTGGTGGACTTGGAGGTTCAGATAATATCATATCTGATGAAGTTGAATTTAATCAGCATCAAAAACTTGAGAAACTGTATATGTCAACCCGTGCTGGAAAG CACTTCCAAAGGGATATTGTGCGTGGTGTGGAAGGTTATATTGTTACTGGATCCAAGCAAGTTGAAATAG GTACTAAGTTGTCTGAGGACAGCAGAAAATATGGTGCTGAAAACACTTGCACCACTGGTAGTGTGCTATCCAAAATTGCGTTGAATTTTAGCAGATCTCGTGgtaaaatggaaaaagaacatGGAGATCTACTGAAAGCCCTTGGCACGCAG GTTGCTGAGCCTTTAAGGGCAATGGTAATGGGAGCTCCATTGGAGGATGCTCGACATCTTGCTCAACGATATGATAGAGTAAGACAGGAAGCTGAAGCTCAG GTTATTGAAGTTTCAAGGCGCCAAGCTAAAGTGAGGGAGTACAATGGCAATTCTGATAATGTTTTGAAGATGGAAGCTGCTGAAGCAAAGCTTCATGAACTGAAGTCAAACATGGTCACACTTGGTAAAGAAGCTGCTGCGGCAATGGCTGCTGTGGAGGCTCAGCAACAGAGATTGACACTCCAGCGACTTATAGCCATG GTTGAGGCAGAGCGCAATTATCATCAGAGAGTTCTACATATACTCGATCAGCTTGAGGGTGAG ATGTTGTCAGAGCGTCAAAGAATTGAAGCTTCTTCTACTCCAGCCGCCACAGCGAGAATGCCTCCTCCATCCTATGACGAAGTCAATGGCGTATTTGCTTCACAGACATATGATGGTTCAACCGATGGGATGGGTTATTTCTTAGGAGAG GTCATTCATTCATATAAAGCCGAGTCCGATGTGGAGTTGACTTTGACAGTTGGTGACTATATTGTTGTCCGGAAG GTGATGAACAATGGCTGGGCTGAAGGCGAATGCAAGGGGAAAGCAGGCTGGTTCCCCTTCGGATACGTAGAAAGACGAGACCGAGTTCTAGCCAGCAAGGTTGCCGAAGTGTTTTAA